Within Portunus trituberculatus isolate SZX2019 chromosome 18, ASM1759143v1, whole genome shotgun sequence, the genomic segment aacaacaacaacaacaacaacaacaacaacaacaacaacaacaacaatacagagagaagaaaagcaaactCAATAAAGAATTCAAATAAAACCTAAAACTTTTACATTGCAATATATGGCTggcttttcttctcccttggtatttgtttttgtttttgttttttcatctgcCGGCCTTCTCTGTTCAGGGATCCTAAAAGTAACAGGAGCACAATAGCATCAAGGAAGatcaaattgaaaaaaaagggaaaagcgagacagaaagagtgaagaaggtagagagaatgagtgtgggaagaggagagacaagagatATGAGGCATAatggaagtaagaagagaaagtaaaagtgtgAGAATCGGGGAAGACGACACGGAAAGAATGAAGATTGTAGAGGGAGTGAGgtcaggaagaaaaaagacaggagaTATGAgacgaaaaggaataaaaggaagaatggaagagaggggaagtaagtaatagaaggaaaggaaaataaatagaggatgaatgaaagaagggaaggtggggaagaagagacggaggaaTGGAACGAATAGATGAAAAAACGAAGGGCGAAAAGAAAGATCAATAAGAGTAAAAATGGAAACTAGATGAACTGGAGGAATGTAAACCAAAAAAGAATTATGTACAAAAGtggatgaataaaagagaaagagaagtaagtgagtgaataaatggaatgaagaaaaagaagaaacagcgtaaaaaaaaaaaactgaatgaatgagaaagatATAAGAGcaacgagacaaaaaaaaaaagtcagggaAGGAATGGGCAAACAGACACTCACCAAGAGCCATTGCCTCCATAATCGAGCTTGCCATACTCTCAGAGCGGGATGAATTAACCAGGACGGTGGCGTTCCTTATGACAGCTTGACACTCCCGAGGGGTAAGACTGGGGCACACACGCACGCCACTCAACCTGGAATGAGGAATGGTTGACGCACAGGTGGAAGAACAGTAAGGAAAGTCAGCAGCGAGTTGGAGTGAGATGGTGTAAGTTAGGATGATgttgaagggggaggaggaatggcaAGGTAAGAGAAAGGGTGTTAGGGGAGGGATCAAATCGTGAGAGGTGTTTTATGATGTGATGTGAGTCATAGTGTGGAAAAATGTTGAAGTGAAGTTGTGGATATTGATGATGGTGAAAAGAGGGATATTATGAATGAGTATTTACGAATTTCTTATTGAGGGAGACAAAGTGATGAACGTTAGGTGCCATTGAAGGTGAACCACAAAAGTGAAGTGTGCAGTTGGAATATTCAAAATGAAATGGTTGGTTTCTCTGCCAAGCAGAGCAGATCCTGATAAATTATATAAATAGGACTCTATATTTTACCGGGAAAAAGACAGACGGCCGGTAATAGACTTTTATTAGTATAACGCTGACCACAAAAACTTTTAAGAGTTTCAAGGACCTGAtattaatatgaaaattaaaGGGATTTGTATCTCTGTTCCTTTTGTGAGTATTTACCTTCACAAGCCTCCTTCACCTAATCAGCCTTTCCTCTTCACTGCACTCATTCTGTGGTAATTATATATTAAATGAAtatagaacaggaaaaagaaatagagggaaataacagaagaaaacaggagaataagagaggagtcatgagaagaataatgataaatagagaaaacagaaagagtCAGTACTAGGCACAGCTGTTCTATTCTAACAACTTTTAATAGATATTGAGAGAAACTGCAACATGCCAGTCACAACAATTCCCATACATCCTCGTCCTCACCTGCTGACTTGGATGAGCACGTGGTCAGCATAATGAGGGTCAAGAGAGGGCCCAACGATGAGGAAGCGACCATATCCTCCCCGCGCTTGCTGCCACTCGCTCCACGCCTCCGTCAGGAACAGCACGTCCTGGCCACCACGCTCACTTTTATTAATTAACTCATCATAATGGTCAATGGGCATCCTTACTCCACCGTGCCCACCAGATATTGtcaagtccacacacacacacactcacgtctCACTACAAATGTATCCAGCGTACCAATGTCCATCATGCAGTGGCGTTGTTAGGTCTGTGCGAGCAGAGGTACGGCCTTGAATAttttataaatctctctctctctctctctctatttgtcatTCCGATCATGCATCAAGGCCTCAAAAATAACATGATATCGTTGATTAAAAAAACGTAAATGCCTTTTTGCGTTCTCCGTGCGTCATTCAAGCGACAAATTTAATTCATGACATTTGGAACGATAActtaatattgagagagagagagagagagagagagagagagagagagagagagtgttttgacTTCTAGTGGTCGCTAACTAGCTATACCTACACTTAGACAAGAGTATagatattatatttttattacttctctTCCCAAACAGAATAACGAATGAAGACGATGAGCATGCTGAGATAGAGTTTGCTGAGAAAGCTGCTTCTTTcttagcagcagcagaacaAATGTCACCGAGTCATTTACAAGTTCAAGTTAGAGAATAAAGCTGCTTTGTAGATGATTATTAAAGTGCATGTACCCATTACACTCCACACTCAATGAACTTGAAGAATGGTGCAATGAACAGTAAAGAGCTATATATTCTTTGCTTGTATAAGTCAACATTATTAATTAATCGTGCTCACGCTCAGCACACTCAGGCCACACGCACATGACCGCGTACACTACTCACCTTAACAGGGCGGAGTCCAGCCACCATCAATACCAACGGCTGAAATAGTGCAGGCAATTCCACTAGTCCAGACAACCCTTCCATTTGTGGCTTACATAGGATCCCGTTTGTCCGAGTGTTCACGTTTTCGTTTCGTGCAGTCGCCCCTTTACCTTCATGCGGTGGAACGTTTTCTGTGGTGCAAAATTTTCCCAAGGCGCTACATTCCTCTAGCCTTgtgctttcattccttcctgctGACTGAACAGATTTCTCAGCGCCCTTGTTCTCGTGGTGTAAGGTGGCTGTGTCATGATCGCTGCTGTGAGCTCTGTTCTCTACGTGAGCTGCCTCTTTCGCATTTAAGTATGATAACACGTCGAAGTCCAAGTTGGGATCAACTACAACAGCTTGAGGCATTATCCATATTTTATTCGGGAGTATTGACGGCTGGGGGAAAAGAGGCAGGATGATAAGTGCTGCTCAAATTTGAGAATGAAGTGACAACATAAattatggaagaaaaggaatatgaaagtCAGGGATCAATGAGTTACATGAATTTTACATTAGcgagatgaatgaaagaaaataaaatcaacatTAGTTTTAGCATGTTTATCCTTCGTCAGTTCATTTAGACAGAAGATACTTCctagaatcagaaaaaaattatatatatatatatatatatatatatatatatatatatatatatatatatatatatatatatatatatatataacatgttACTGTTCTGCTGTGCTACATAACTCAAGTACTTACTAATCACTCCTGTTCTTGCATGTTACGCGTCACTCTGTAAGACGAATGTGCACTTCCTGCTTACCTGATGCCTTGAgacgtccagagagagagagagagagagagagagagagagtgtcacaaTATTTCTTAGATCTAAGAAAACGGACTCAAATTTGAAGCGTATTCTCCAGTAAAACTATTTCTATTGTTTGTCCGCACATAGAACATTTTcgttgcttgtttgttttcattctttttaattatAGATCAAAATGGTGTTCTTTCAGTtactttaattttattgtaCCGTGATAGGAAAAGATGTCtgtcaagagaaagaagaaagacgtgTACACGCATATCATCACTTTatccactgaaaaaaaaaaagttgtgtaaGTTTACGTGGATAAGAGTTTAATTTGATTAGTAAAATCCACGCGTGGCTTGCactggaaagggaggaagggtggtgcATTCATAACTTAATTAATCTGGACTGACGATAAAGTAACGTATTTTTGTGATGAATCACCGAGATAGATGGGAATGTTTTACCCCGTCACGTTGAGGTCGCGTTCAACTCGCCGTAATTCTCTTTTTGTGAGTTGTTAATAGGAAATATAATGTAATTTGCAGTGATAATTGATGTAAATGTGTGAAATACTGTTTggtgtttacaatattaaccaATATGGCGAGCTGGGCTGTTATGGTTTTTGATGTGAATTACTGAATCATGTTTTGGTATTCAACTGTgctaacgaggaagaggaaagattaaagaGCACGGATCATGTTAAAATTAAGGGAGAAAATTACTGATGACCATTCATATAGGAGCATGTCATTGTCATACTGTTCATTATATCATCTCTCAATTTGAAGGTAATTTATAGCtcctaatattaaaaaaaaaaaaaaaaaaaaaaacagccagtCTGCTTCTGACATCATAGCCAGTGTTCGTTTTCCGCCTCCCAAAACAGGTATTTGCACCCCTTTCAGAGATATATATTACACGAATGGCTTTATATAGCTACAAAGTGATACAACTATCAAAAACGACTGTTTTGACCATCAACAGGAAGTATCGAAAGCGCGTAGTTATTCTTTGTCGATAACTGCATTATGTAACTGAAATTTATAAGTGAGTGATAAGAATATATCATACAGTAGTTCATGCACCTTTTTGGTAGTTATTTTATTGTGAGGTGAAAAGTTATTACGATATTAAATCTTGAAGTTTGTTACGAGTGAAATTCACCAATCAGGCAGAAGTGTCAGAGAGCAGTGGCCACCCAATAACACAAGCAGGCAGTGTGTGGCCGGCAGTGGCGTCGTGGAGGCTGCTATAGTGGTGCTCACTCAAAGCAAGGTGATATTCTTGATCCTGAGAAGACTACTAATTCTGTAGAATAGGTCGATGAAGTGCTAAAAAAGTGTTTACAGTGTGGCCTGGTGTACAAGCGCATAAACAAAAGTAGAAAGATAAAAGCTGCCGATCCCTGGCAGTCCCCATGGCGTCGGCACATCAGTGGTGACCGGACTGACTCGATTCCTGAAGCTGAGACACCGATACTGGTTCGTTTTTACTTCATTACTTCTggctttgttattttcctttcagtatCAGTTACTACTTTCTCTCAATCTGAAAATCGGAAACTAACTAAATATATGATTCACTTGCCGTATTTTGACAAGTATAAGTGAGCGATAACTAGTGTATTGTTTGTATTCGCATTATTTGATTCATCTAAACAGCACGCATGTGATGGTGAATGATTGCATGTTATACACGAGCATGTACCCTTATGTGTATATCAGTGGACGGCAGCTATTACACTATCTATAAGGACGTGTTTTGTCGATTATTAAATCATCCTCAAACAATGCAGTCAGTCTTTAGAGatgccgaaaaaaaaaaaaaagatggatttGTAATTCTTGTGATTTTCAATACTAGGTTGACAATATCCAGAATTTGGATATAGTTCTTTAACCATAGTTTGGTCGGAAGGAATGTGGGAGGGACGAGGACGATTTAGCGCATGTCTTAATGGTGTCTGTAACGCAAAGTGTGATGATACACTGATAAACTCGAAAATTGTGACTTGTAGTTCATTTCCGTTTATTTCCGTCAGAAACTTGGGAGTCGAA encodes:
- the LOC123505366 gene encoding glycosyltransferase 1 domain-containing protein 1-like — encoded protein: MAANSTVLLVGKCLKRETGNATTLARFGRALRSGGWEAVTRDPDSIPHTDALRALTKQYNIITVLGLHAYRTSHVLLACQELGVPYVTVFGGTDVNECVRDAVKKEVMGRVVAGAKSLVAFHDSMRDAALQVWPSILPNKIWIMPQAVVVDPNLDFDVLSYLNAKEAAHVENRAHSSDHDTATLHHENKGAEKSVQSAGRNESTRLEECSALGKFCTTENVPPHEGKGATARNENVNTRTNGILCKPQMEGLSGLVELPALFQPLVLMVAGLRPVKDVLFLTEAWSEWQQARGGYGRFLIVGPSLDPHYADHVLIQVSRLSGVRVCPSLTPRECQAVIRNATVLVNSSRSESMASSIMEAMALGECLFAHSFPDFFFLSQKAGR